TGCACATATCTTCTATTTTAGAACTTATTAATGAATTACAATCAGGACGTATGATTATATTGGTAGATGAAGAGGATAGAGAAAATGAGGGAGATCTACTTATAGCATCGGAGTTCGTCTCATCAGAAGCTATTAATTTTATGGTGACTCATGGTAGAGGTTTAGTATGTATTACATTAACACATGAGCATTGTAGTAAATTAGGATTGTCTATGATGTCAGATCAAAACAGATCAAGATATGGTACAAATTTTACCCAGTCTATAGAGGCAGCACATGGTATTGATACTGGTATTTCTGCATCTGATCGTGCTAGAACTATTAGGGTTGCCGTATCCCCAAACGCAACTCCTGACGATATTGTACAGCCAGGTCATATATTCCCTCTACGTGCTGTAACAGGTGGAGTATTAGTTAGGGCAGGACATACTGAAGCTGGTTGTGATCTGACAGCAATAGCTGGCTTAATACCATCTTCTGTAATATGTGAGATTTTAAATGATGACGGGAAAATGGCTAGATTACCAGATTTAATAAAATTTTCACAAAAACATAATATAAAAATAGGGGCTATATCTGATTTAATCAAATATAGAATTCAGAATGAGACGATAGTAAGAAGAATAGGGCAGTTCGATATAGAAACTATTGAAGGAACTTTTAAAGCAGTTTTTTATAAGGATTTATTTCATAGCAAATCTTTGCATATTGCCTTAGTTAGCGGTGATCCTAGAAAATCTAAAGAAACATTAGTTCATGTTTACGAGTCAATATCTATACTAAATATTATAAATCTCAATGAGAAACCATTAAATTTTAATGATGTGCTAAAAAATATAGCTAATTCTTCATCTGGAGTAATAGTTTTAATAAATTGTGAGTCAGTAGAAGGCAATATGTTAGATCAAGTTAATAAAATATTAAACTTAGAAGGTGCTAATAATGCGAATAGTGATAGCATTAATGGATATAGTTGTGGTATAAGTGATCAAATTCTATATGAGCTAGGAGTTGGTGTTAGAAATTTTATCTAATATATATATTTAATATATAGTTTTGATTTCGTAAGTTTTTGATAGTAAGTAGTTTTTATTGATAAATTATAATTATTGGATGTGTTAAATATTATGGATATTCATATCATTGATCCTGATTTAAAAGGTAAAGGTCTTAGTATTGGTATAGTAAGATCAAGATTTAATGGTGATATAAGTCAAACTGAATTGGATTATTGTATAGAAGAGCTTAATAATTTAGGAGTTTCTAATAGTGATATTGTATTAGTTACTGTTCCTGGAGCTTTGGAGATAGGTGTTGCATTATCGCATATGATAGAAACATATAATTTTAATGCAATGATTGCTTTAGGTGCCGTTATTAGGGGGGATACTTTTCATTTTGAAATTGTTAGCAATGAAATGTCTTCTGCTATATCTAATGTTTCACTTAGTACTGGTGTGCCAATAGCTAATGGTGTTTTAACTGTTGATTCCGAAGAACAAGCAAATATCAGAGCTGCTAAAAAAGGTTATGATTGTGCTAGGGCGGCGGTAGAAATGTCTAATCTTATAATAAAACTTAGCGCTGATCAGGAATATGAAGATGAGTAGATTTTCAATATATATGGAGAACTCATCGTATGCGTAATTTTCACAAAGGAGCTCGTAGTCTTGCTCGTGAACTTGCCCTTCAAGGTATTTATGCGTGGCTTATATCTGGTAATATATATAAGAATGTTAATGATATTAATAACGATATATATGATAATATCAAAAGTAATTTAGTTGATAATGATTGGTTTAAGATTCTTATAAATGGCGTTTTAGATAATCATGATTCACTATGTGAAAGATTCACTCCATATATAGATAGATCATTAGATTCAATATCACCAGTGGAGTATGCAATTTTATTAATTGGGACTTTTGAACTAATTAATCACTTTGAAATACCATATAAGGTAATTATAAATGAAGCTGTAGAATTAGCAAAATCTTTTGGTGGCACCGATGGTTTTAAGTTTATAAATAGTGTTTTAGATAAATTAGCTAGTGATGTTAGAAATAATTAACTAACAATCTCAATGTCGCAAAAATGTTTTCTAAATGTTGACAATTTGTTATTCATATAGTTATCTTTTTGATTTGTTATATTAAATTTTTTATTGCCATATTATGAAAAATCGTTATTCTGTAGGTTTTCCAAATTTTTCTTGGATTTGTAAGAAACATGAAAGATTAGTGTCTTTTGGATTTGGTAGTGGTCTTATAAGACCTGGATCTGGCACATGGGGTACTGTTTTAGCATGGTTGTTATGGCATATAATTCCCTGGTATTTAATTAGCAATCCTGTAATATTCTTTATAGTATCCTTGGGGTTTGTGTACGGTTGTATTGCCTGCAAAAAGGTTGATGATGAACTTGGCGCTCATGATCACGTAGGTATAGTATGGGATGAGATTATTTCTTTTATTATTGTTTTGTTATTCATACCTAATGTTTTTTATATTCAGTTTGTATCATTCATAATTTTTAGATTTTTTGATACAATAAAGCCATATCCTATCAACAAGATAGATAAAGAAGTGAGCAGTGGCATAGGCATAATGCTAGATGATTTAATAGCTGCATTCTATACAATAATACTAGTTTCTTTGATTTTCGGATTATAGTTTATTAGCATTCATTTTTTTATTTCTTGATAAGTTTATATCATTCATAAATTTCTTTGCAGCTGTTGATGATGCTTCTCGCCAGTTATCATTGTTGGAAGCATATATTATTGACCTTGATGAACTTATCATTGCTCCAGAACAGTTACTATTTGTACCTGAGACTACAGTTGAATATATATCTCCTCCCTGAGCTCCTATTCCTGGAATGAGTAGTGGCATGTCTTCACCGATAGCTTTTCTAATAATGGATAATTCTTTCGGAAATGTAGCGCCAGCAACTAGTCCAAATTGTGAGTTAGTGTTCCATTCCTTAGACACTACTTGTGCTATGTGTAAATATAGTGGAGTTCCATTTATCATTTTCAATGATTGAAAGTCAGATCCTCCTGGATTAGAAGTTCGACAGAGAACTAATACGCCGCGATCTTTCCATTCTAGATATGGTTCTATTGAATCTAATCCCATGAATGGATTAACAGTTAATGCATCTGCTTTATATCTATCAAATGCTTCAATTGCATATTTTTCTGATGTGTTCCCAATATCACCTCTTTTTGAATCTAAAATAATAGGCAAATATGGATAATTATTTCTTATATATGAGCAGATTTCTTCTAATTCGTCCTCTGCTCTATAGGCAGAAAAGTAGGCAATTTGTATTTTGATGCTAGATATATATTCAGCAGTTGCTTCTATTATGCCTTTACAAAACTCTAATATTGATCTTTTGTTTGTGCTTAATTCTTTTGGGAATTGTTTTGGATCTGGATCTAAGCTAACTTGCAATAGTGAATTATTTCTATCGCATGAGTTTTTAATTTTTTTAATAAAGTTCATTTTTATAGTGTTTTGTAAATTATTACTTGGATCTTAATTGTTAAATTAAGATTATTTATTAAAATAAATAAAATCTATATAATAAAATTTATAATGATCATTTAGGTATTTTTAGATTTTATATTAACTTTTTTTAAAATACTTTTACTAGTTATTAAAGATATATAACTATGCTGGTAATATTTGTTATTATATATCTTTTTCATATTCGATCGAGTTTAGGTATTTTCGAACTTCATATATAGCTTTTATGGATTTTATATGATTAAGCCATTGAATGTCAGGATTTGATCTATTTGATGTTATTATTTCAACCCTATCACCACTATTTAATTTTTTATATAATGAGCTCCACTTCCCATTAATTTTAGAGGTTGCTACTTTATTGCCAAGATTAATCTTAATTGCATATGCGAAATCTATTACAGTAGAATCTTTTGGAAGATTAATAACTTTTCCTGATGATGAGAAAACATATATAGTATCCTGTAAGAGCTCAGTTTTTATATATTCCAAAAATTCTTTTGCTTTATAGGTTTCATTATGTATATCTAATGCACAAGGAAATTTATATTTTTCTAGCTGTTTTTGAAATTCTGTATTGTCTTGTTTTTTTATCCAATAATTAGCAATTCCATTTTCAGCCAAATTATCCATATTTTTCGTTCTAATTTGAAATTTTATTTTTATCCCATTAGAGCTAATTACTGTTGTATGCAAGGATTGGTAGCCATTTATTTTTGGCATAGATATGTAGTCTTTAAATTTCTCATTTATTGGTTTGTAATACTGATGTATAACCCCCATTGTTGAATAACAGTCAGAGATTTTACTAGTAGTAATAATGAAATAGTATGTATCTGTAATCTCGGAAAAAGTCACCCCGCGTGATAACATTTTTTTATATGAGCTAAATAATGAATCTGTACTTCCATTCCTAACTTCAACATCTAAGTTATTTCTTGACGTTTCTTTATATATATCATATCTTATCTTATTGCTTAATTTATTATGTTTTTGTCGTTCAAATAATATTGCTTTATACATTATTTTGAATCTATGTGGATATATTACGGCAAAACTCAAATCTTGTAATTCTTTACAAGTAATATTTAACCCGAGTCTATAAGCTATTGGTGCGTATATCTCTAATGTTTCATTTGCCACTCTTCTTTTTTTGATAGGATTGTTTATAGCGTTTATAGTGCGCATATTATGTAATCTATCTGCCAGCTTTATAAGAATTACCCTAATATCTTTATCTGTGGCTATTAACATTTTTCGTAGATTTGCCGCTTGTTGTTCAAGTTTATTACTAAAATCAAGCTTGTCAAATTTTGATAGGCCATCGACTAATATCGCTACATTTTTACCAAATTTTGTTTCTAACTCAAGTTTTGATATTCCATGATCTTCTATAACATCATGTAATAATGCTGCTGATATTGCCTCTTTATCTAGTTTCCATTGTGAGCATATTTCAGCTACAGCTATAGGATGTGATATGTAAGGAGATCCACTCTCTCTTTTTTGTCCAGCATGAACTTTATCTGCCAATATAAAAGACTCGCAAACTATCTGCAGGTCTTTTTTAGATAGATACAATTTTAATTTTTTCAGTAAAGACAAGAAAGAATTATTTTTAATCAGTAAGAATTGACTAAGATTACCATCTAGTCTGAAATAATCTTTATTCCAGAAATTCAGAAACTTAAAGAATCTTGATAAGCTACTGGAAATAGTCCTGATCTCATTTGAACTCATAATTTAACATTAAAATTAGCCAGGTACTTTGGATAGCATCTCTAAGCCAGACAATCCTTTACTTATTTCACGTAGTGCTAGAACAGTAGGCTTGTCCTTGCTTTCTAATTTTGGAGCGTGACCTTGTGCTAATTCACGAGCGCGGTATGCAGCTGCTAAGGTAAGATCAAATCTATTGTTTATGTTTTTTAAGCAATCTTCTACTGTTATACGTGCCATTTTAGTTCGCTTCTATTGTTAAACATGTAACTTATACTTCAAGTAATATAGGACAATCCTATCATCTACTAATCTAATTTGTAATACCTAGCTTATTAAATAGATTTTTATTCTTAAAGTACTGGTATTGAAATCTCAATTTTGTTGATTTTATGATATGATTCATATCTGATCTCGCTAAGTTGAAATCAGAGTTTATTATAACATAATCATAATCACTAGAGCGCATGATTTCATTCTTGGCTTCAGATAATCTTTTCTCTATAACTTCCATAGAATCCAGGTTCCTGAGAATTAAACGGTTTCGTAATTCTTCGATTGATGGCGGTAGAATAAAAATTCTGATTGCATTTGGATAACAATTTTTTATTTGATCTGAGCCTTGGCAATCTATTTCTATTATAAAATCAGTATCTTTAATTGTTTTATTGTTTATGACTGACTTGTGTGTTCCATAGAAATTACTATGCACTTTCGCCCATTCTATGAATTCGTTGTTATTACGCATTTTTAAAAAGTCTTCTACTGACACAAAGTGATAATCAATTCCATTTTTTTCGCCAAATCTAGGCTTCCTTGTAGTATAAGATATAGAAAATGTTATTGATTCATTATCATTCAGCAGTGCCTTTATTAGACTAGATTTACCTGATCCGCTAGGTGCTGTTACAATAAATAAATTGTTGTTACTCATGTTAATCATTAATTTTATCTTGTGATCCTATCTAATTACTTATTGATTTAGTTATCATAATTATTTCACATTATACGAAACAATTATATGAGTTATGTTATATTTAAAGATATATCTTATAGTTTTATTTTAATAATTTATATCATAACTGATTTATAGTAATAGGTCGTGGTTGTTTTTTGTAATATTGTAGCTTATTGCTTATTATATTTAAATTTAGGTAGATGACATGGATTCAATTTTTATGGAAAATATGCAGAAGCAAAATTTCAGAACCCCAGATAGTTTTTCATTCGATAACTTTCAGGATGCTGAGTTAGCTGTTAATAGGTTGATTGAAATATATGAACGCAATACTGAATTCTTGCGTAATGAATTTAGTAATATTCTGACAAGCAATCAAGGTAATAATATAGATTATAGAGTAAGGGCATGTTATCCAGCTATAAGAATACAAGTAAGTACTCATGATTCTATAGATTCTAGATTTTCTTATGGACACGTCGCTGAACCAGGTATTTATCAAACCACTGTTACAAGGCCAAGGCTTTTTAAATCTTATTTGGTAGATCAAGTTAATCAATTGCTCAACAATCACCGTGTTCCTGTTAGCATTGGAGAGTCTAATTCTCCCATACCATTACATTTTGCATTTTCGGAAGGAGCACATGTTAAATATAGTGATGCTAAGTCAATTAATAGGCCATTAAGAGACATCTTTGATGTTCCAGATCTTTCTGTTACAGATGATGCTATTGTTAATGGTACTTGGAGAGAGAAAGATGGAGATAGCATAAAACCATTAGCTCCATTTACTGCTGCTCGTATAGATTATTCATTACAGCGTCTACAGCATTATACAGCTACTGCTCCTAATTTTTTTCAAAACTATGTTTTATTTACAAATTATCAATTTTATGTTGATGAGTTTTGTGAAATGGCAAGGAAATTAGTAATGGATGGGATAGGTGGTTATACTTCTTTAGTAGAACCAGGAAATATCATTACTAGCAATGATGGATCTGATCAGAATCAAAATTTAAATATAAGAGCTCCTCAGATGCCAGCATATCATTTAACCAGACCAAATCATTCCGGAATTACTTTGGTAAATATTGGTGTGGGACCTTCGAATGCTAAAACTATAACTGATCATGTTGCTGTATTAAGACCACATGTTTGGCTTATGTTAGGTCATTGCGCTGGTTTGCGTGATTCACAACGCTTGGGAGATTATGTTTTGGCTCATGGGTATGTGCGTGATGATCATGTTTTAGATGAGGATTTGCCTTTATGGGTTCCAGTTCCAGCATTAGCAGAAGTGCAAGTAGCGCTAGAGAAGTCTGTTGCGGAAATATCAGGTTTGCAAGGATGGGATTTAAAACGCATCATGCGGACAGGTACTGTAGTTACTATTGATAATAGAAATTGGGAGCTTCATGATCAGCTTGAGGTTGTGAAACGTTTTGCTCAATCACGTGCTATAGCTCTTGATATGGAATCAGCAACTATTGCTGCTAATGGTTTCCGATTACGTGTACCTTATGGAACCTTATTGTGTGTTTCTGATAAGCCGTTACATGGTGAATTAAAATTACCTGGCATGGCTAGTGATTTTTATTTAAAGCAGGTTAGTCAGCATTTAGAAATAGGTGTAAGAACTCTTGAGTATCTAAGAGACATGCCATCAGAGAAATTACATTCTAGGAAATTAAGAACCTTTATGGAAACAGCATTTCAATAATATTTAATGGTGGAGCGGAGGAGGATCGAACTCCCAGCCTTCGCATTGCGAACGCGACGCTCTTCCAATTGAGCTACCGCCCCATTCGTTAATTCTAGTTACTATTCATAAAGTATTCAACGTAGCAATTACTGGTGCATGATCAGAAGGTCTTTCAAGACCTCTT
The genomic region above belongs to Candidatus Kinetoplastibacterium blastocrithidii (ex Strigomonas culicis) and contains:
- a CDS encoding AMP nucleosidase; its protein translation is MDSIFMENMQKQNFRTPDSFSFDNFQDAELAVNRLIEIYERNTEFLRNEFSNILTSNQGNNIDYRVRACYPAIRIQVSTHDSIDSRFSYGHVAEPGIYQTTVTRPRLFKSYLVDQVNQLLNNHRVPVSIGESNSPIPLHFAFSEGAHVKYSDAKSINRPLRDIFDVPDLSVTDDAIVNGTWREKDGDSIKPLAPFTAARIDYSLQRLQHYTATAPNFFQNYVLFTNYQFYVDEFCEMARKLVMDGIGGYTSLVEPGNIITSNDGSDQNQNLNIRAPQMPAYHLTRPNHSGITLVNIGVGPSNAKTITDHVAVLRPHVWLMLGHCAGLRDSQRLGDYVLAHGYVRDDHVLDEDLPLWVPVPALAEVQVALEKSVAEISGLQGWDLKRIMRTGTVVTIDNRNWELHDQLEVVKRFAQSRAIALDMESATIAANGFRLRVPYGTLLCVSDKPLHGELKLPGMASDFYLKQVSQHLEIGVRTLEYLRDMPSEKLHSRKLRTFMETAFQ
- the ribH gene encoding 6,7-dimethyl-8-ribityllumazine synthase → MDIHIIDPDLKGKGLSIGIVRSRFNGDISQTELDYCIEELNNLGVSNSDIVLVTVPGALEIGVALSHMIETYNFNAMIALGAVIRGDTFHFEIVSNEMSSAISNVSLSTGVPIANGVLTVDSEEQANIRAAKKGYDCARAAVEMSNLIIKLSADQEYEDE
- the pyrF gene encoding orotidine-5'-phosphate decarboxylase — encoded protein: MNFIKKIKNSCDRNNSLLQVSLDPDPKQFPKELSTNKRSILEFCKGIIEATAEYISSIKIQIAYFSAYRAEDELEEICSYIRNNYPYLPIILDSKRGDIGNTSEKYAIEAFDRYKADALTVNPFMGLDSIEPYLEWKDRGVLVLCRTSNPGGSDFQSLKMINGTPLYLHIAQVVSKEWNTNSQFGLVAGATFPKELSIIRKAIGEDMPLLIPGIGAQGGDIYSTVVSGTNSNCSGAMISSSRSIIYASNNDNWREASSTAAKKFMNDINLSRNKKMNANKL
- a CDS encoding phosphatidylglycerophosphatase A family protein; translation: MKNRYSVGFPNFSWICKKHERLVSFGFGSGLIRPGSGTWGTVLAWLLWHIIPWYLISNPVIFFIVSLGFVYGCIACKKVDDELGAHDHVGIVWDEIISFIIVLLFIPNVFYIQFVSFIIFRFFDTIKPYPINKIDKEVSSGIGIMLDDLIAAFYTIILVSLIFGL
- the gmk gene encoding guanylate kinase is translated as MINMSNNNLFIVTAPSGSGKSSLIKALLNDNESITFSISYTTRKPRFGEKNGIDYHFVSVEDFLKMRNNNEFIEWAKVHSNFYGTHKSVINNKTIKDTDFIIEIDCQGSDQIKNCYPNAIRIFILPPSIEELRNRLILRNLDSMEVIEKRLSEAKNEIMRSSDYDYVIINSDFNLARSDMNHIIKSTKLRFQYQYFKNKNLFNKLGITN
- a CDS encoding RelA/SpoT family protein; protein product: MSSNEIRTISSSLSRFFKFLNFWNKDYFRLDGNLSQFLLIKNNSFLSLLKKLKLYLSKKDLQIVCESFILADKVHAGQKRESGSPYISHPIAVAEICSQWKLDKEAISAALLHDVIEDHGISKLELETKFGKNVAILVDGLSKFDKLDFSNKLEQQAANLRKMLIATDKDIRVILIKLADRLHNMRTINAINNPIKKRRVANETLEIYAPIAYRLGLNITCKELQDLSFAVIYPHRFKIMYKAILFERQKHNKLSNKIRYDIYKETSRNNLDVEVRNGSTDSLFSSYKKMLSRGVTFSEITDTYYFIITTSKISDCYSTMGVIHQYYKPINEKFKDYISMPKINGYQSLHTTVISSNGIKIKFQIRTKNMDNLAENGIANYWIKKQDNTEFQKQLEKYKFPCALDIHNETYKAKEFLEYIKTELLQDTIYVFSSSGKVINLPKDSTVIDFAYAIKINLGNKVATSKINGKWSSLYKKLNSGDRVEIITSNRSNPDIQWLNHIKSIKAIYEVRKYLNSIEYEKDI
- the rpoZ gene encoding DNA-directed RNA polymerase subunit omega, with protein sequence MARITVEDCLKNINNRFDLTLAAAYRARELAQGHAPKLESKDKPTVLALREISKGLSGLEMLSKVPG
- the ribB gene encoding 3,4-dihydroxy-2-butanone-4-phosphate synthase codes for the protein MSLHISSILELINELQSGRMIILVDEEDRENEGDLLIASEFVSSEAINFMVTHGRGLVCITLTHEHCSKLGLSMMSDQNRSRYGTNFTQSIEAAHGIDTGISASDRARTIRVAVSPNATPDDIVQPGHIFPLRAVTGGVLVRAGHTEAGCDLTAIAGLIPSSVICEILNDDGKMARLPDLIKFSQKHNIKIGAISDLIKYRIQNETIVRRIGQFDIETIEGTFKAVFYKDLFHSKSLHIALVSGDPRKSKETLVHVYESISILNIINLNEKPLNFNDVLKNIANSSSGVIVLINCESVEGNMLDQVNKILNLEGANNANSDSINGYSCGISDQILYELGVGVRNFI
- the nusB gene encoding transcription antitermination factor NusB; the encoded protein is MRNFHKGARSLARELALQGIYAWLISGNIYKNVNDINNDIYDNIKSNLVDNDWFKILINGVLDNHDSLCERFTPYIDRSLDSISPVEYAILLIGTFELINHFEIPYKVIINEAVELAKSFGGTDGFKFINSVLDKLASDVRNN